In the Arthrobacter zhaoxinii genome, one interval contains:
- a CDS encoding tRNA (cytidine(34)-2'-O)-methyltransferase — protein MFRILFHSPEIPGNTGNAIRLAAITGAELHLVEPLGFSLEDSKLRRAGLDYHDLAVLHVHASLQDAWEALQPERVYAFTSDGDTSYTDVEYRAGDVLMFGRESVGLSDEVKKDPHVTARVRLPMLPTLRSLNLANSASIAVYEAWRQHGFAGAQL, from the coding sequence GTGTTCCGTATCCTTTTCCACTCCCCTGAAATCCCCGGTAACACCGGAAACGCCATTCGCCTTGCCGCCATCACGGGCGCCGAACTCCATCTGGTTGAGCCCCTCGGCTTCAGCCTGGAGGATTCCAAACTGCGCCGCGCCGGCCTGGACTACCACGACCTTGCCGTCCTGCATGTCCACGCAAGCCTGCAGGATGCCTGGGAGGCCCTGCAGCCCGAACGCGTATATGCCTTCACCTCGGACGGCGATACGTCCTACACGGATGTCGAGTATCGTGCCGGAGACGTCCTTATGTTCGGCCGCGAGTCGGTCGGGCTTTCGGACGAGGTGAAGAAGGATCCGCATGTCACCGCCCGGGTCCGGCTGCCCATGCTGCCGACCCTGCGCTCCCTGAACCTGGCAAATTCCGCCTCCATAGCCGTCTACGAAGCCTGGCGCCAGCACGGCTTCGCCGGTGCCCAGCTCTAG
- a CDS encoding class I SAM-dependent methyltransferase, with protein MPELHLGNAFDDGAADFERLAPSLWNPMGNALVAAADIALGDRVLDAGCGSGATTIPAAQFAGPDGLVDGVDLSARMLSLTQAKADTLALSNVYLAQADITAWTAEAPYDAVVCAYSLFFLPDMDAGAAHLASLLRSGGRFALSTWAEGSWEPFRELLWKACLQERPELETLPQPGADNVQRLQTPEKLASWLESLGLTDITVAATPGRVQLSPSLAWSLVLGGGYRMLLPEDPAAVDRVRTAFLAELGDDFELNADTLIATAVRP; from the coding sequence ATGCCTGAACTCCACCTCGGCAACGCGTTCGACGACGGCGCCGCCGACTTCGAGCGGCTCGCACCTTCGCTCTGGAATCCCATGGGAAACGCCCTCGTGGCGGCGGCGGACATCGCCCTCGGTGACCGGGTCCTGGACGCCGGCTGCGGCAGCGGTGCCACCACCATTCCGGCCGCCCAGTTCGCCGGCCCCGACGGCCTCGTCGACGGCGTGGATCTCAGCGCCCGGATGCTGTCCCTGACCCAGGCCAAGGCAGACACCCTCGCACTCAGTAACGTCTATCTGGCGCAGGCCGACATCACGGCATGGACGGCCGAGGCGCCCTACGACGCGGTGGTCTGCGCTTACTCCCTGTTTTTCCTTCCGGATATGGATGCCGGCGCCGCCCACCTCGCGTCGCTGCTCCGCAGCGGGGGGCGCTTCGCCCTCAGCACCTGGGCGGAAGGATCCTGGGAGCCCTTCAGGGAGCTGCTGTGGAAAGCCTGCCTGCAGGAACGACCCGAGCTTGAGACCCTTCCCCAGCCGGGTGCGGACAACGTGCAGCGGCTTCAGACACCGGAGAAACTCGCGTCCTGGCTCGAGTCCCTGGGCCTGACCGACATCACCGTGGCGGCCACGCCCGGGCGCGTCCAGCTCAGTCCGTCCCTCGCCTGGTCGCTGGTGCTCGGCGGCGGCTACCGGATGCTGCTGCCCGAGGACCCGGCAGCCGTGGACCGGGTCCGCACTGCTTTCCTCGCAGAGCTGGGCGATGACTTCGAACTCAATGCCGACACCCTGATCGCCACCGCCGTACGCCCCTAG
- a CDS encoding PIG-L deacetylase family protein, protein MFPTSAPARVLAFAAHPDDIDFGAAGTLARWAREGTEITYCIMTAGDAGGFDPADRSGVSALRSAEQREAARQVGVQDIVFLGERDGYLEVNHAVIARVVEQIRRVRPDVVLSLHPERNWDRLQASHPDHLACGEIVTRAVYPAAENPFAYPELAEQGLEAYKVPWLVFYGAPRERENIAVDVSSTVEVKLAAIRVHASQHPDLEGMDASVRRFLQDNARRHGLPEGASAETFHAVGVNTPETIAGF, encoded by the coding sequence ATGTTTCCGACGTCGGCTCCCGCCCGGGTCCTGGCCTTCGCCGCGCACCCGGACGACATCGACTTCGGCGCTGCGGGGACTTTGGCCCGCTGGGCACGCGAGGGTACGGAAATCACCTACTGCATCATGACCGCCGGCGATGCCGGCGGCTTCGACCCTGCCGACCGCTCCGGTGTCAGTGCGCTCCGCAGCGCGGAACAGCGCGAAGCAGCCCGCCAGGTGGGGGTGCAGGACATTGTGTTCCTGGGGGAGCGGGACGGCTATCTGGAGGTTAACCACGCGGTGATCGCCCGTGTGGTGGAGCAGATCCGCCGGGTGCGTCCCGACGTCGTACTCTCCCTGCATCCCGAGCGGAACTGGGACCGCCTCCAGGCGAGCCATCCGGACCATCTGGCCTGCGGCGAAATCGTCACCCGCGCGGTTTACCCTGCCGCCGAGAACCCCTTTGCCTACCCGGAACTCGCGGAGCAGGGGCTGGAAGCGTACAAGGTGCCGTGGCTGGTGTTTTACGGTGCGCCGCGGGAGCGGGAGAACATTGCCGTGGACGTCAGCTCCACGGTGGAAGTCAAACTCGCTGCCATCCGGGTCCACGCGAGCCAGCATCCGGACCTTGAGGGCATGGACGCCTCGGTCCGCCGGTTCCTGCAGGACAACGCCCGCCGTCACGGCCTGCCCGAGGGTGCCAGTGCGGAGACGTTCCACGCGGTCGGTGTGAATACCCCGGAGACCATCGCCGGGTTCTAG
- a CDS encoding electron transfer flavoprotein subunit alpha/FixB family protein: MASVLVFLDVPALPLPRAARELLTLAGTVGEPVVAAAHRADQAMLDALASHGAVKVYEPAGELDTVLVAAKAAFLADAAKTEQPAAILLGNSFEDREIAARTGIKLGSGVITDAVAVAPDLAVTKSVLAGSYTSTCRVRTGTPVITVKANSVEPAPADPAAAAPQRVEVPLSDAGPAARVTGRSGKRVSGRPELAEARVIVAGGRGMDGNFGPVEDLADLLGGAVGASRAATDAGWIEHSAQVGQTGKTVSPQLYISAGISGAIQQKAGMQTAKVIVAVNKDADAPVFEIADFGIVGDVFSVLPQAADEIRKRRA; encoded by the coding sequence ATGGCGTCCGTCCTGGTTTTTCTTGATGTCCCAGCCCTGCCCCTGCCGCGGGCTGCCCGTGAACTGCTGACCCTTGCCGGCACCGTCGGCGAACCGGTGGTCGCCGCGGCACACCGTGCGGATCAGGCCATGCTCGATGCGCTTGCCTCCCACGGCGCGGTAAAGGTCTACGAGCCGGCAGGGGAACTGGATACCGTCCTGGTGGCCGCCAAGGCTGCCTTCCTGGCCGACGCTGCGAAGACCGAACAGCCCGCAGCCATCCTCCTGGGCAATTCCTTCGAAGACCGGGAGATCGCTGCCCGCACCGGCATCAAGCTGGGGTCCGGCGTCATCACCGATGCAGTTGCCGTGGCGCCCGATCTCGCCGTCACCAAGTCGGTGCTGGCCGGGTCCTACACGTCAACGTGCCGGGTACGGACGGGCACGCCCGTCATCACGGTCAAGGCCAACAGCGTCGAGCCCGCGCCGGCTGATCCGGCTGCCGCGGCTCCGCAGCGCGTCGAGGTGCCGCTTTCCGACGCCGGCCCTGCCGCACGGGTGACCGGCCGTTCCGGAAAGCGCGTCAGCGGACGTCCGGAACTGGCCGAGGCCCGGGTCATCGTTGCCGGGGGACGCGGCATGGACGGGAACTTCGGTCCCGTGGAGGATCTGGCGGACCTGCTCGGCGGAGCCGTGGGCGCCTCGCGTGCCGCCACGGACGCCGGCTGGATCGAACATTCCGCCCAGGTGGGACAGACCGGCAAGACGGTCTCCCCGCAGCTGTACATATCCGCCGGCATCTCCGGCGCCATCCAGCAGAAGGCCGGCATGCAGACCGCCAAGGTCATCGTTGCGGTAAACAAGGACGCCGACGCTCCGGTGTTCGAGATCGCAGACTTCGGCATTGTCGGCGATGTGTTCTCCGTGCTGCCCCAGGCCGCCGACGAAATCCGGAAGCGCAGGGCCTGA
- a CDS encoding electron transfer flavoprotein subunit beta/FixA family protein, with protein sequence MQESATRPLNIVVLVKHVPDAQFDRHLTGPGHTLDRAESILSELDEYALEAALQLAEARGGESAGNRVTALAMGPAAAVNAVKKSLQIGAYAGVHLADDALAGSDAAGTSLALAAAVRAVAESNGPVDLVITGMASTDGETSLVPAQLAERLQLAQVTFASELEVADVDGAPVVKARRDGDSFTETVEAPLPALVSVTDQANSPRYPNFKGIMAAKKKPVTVLTLADIGVDPAQVGHDGAWTAVAASAPRPPRSQGTIITDDGTAGVQLVEYLAAQKLI encoded by the coding sequence ATGCAGGAGTCAGCCACCCGTCCGCTGAACATTGTTGTCTTGGTCAAGCACGTCCCGGACGCGCAGTTTGACCGGCACCTCACCGGACCCGGGCACACCCTGGACCGCGCCGAGAGCATTCTCTCCGAGCTGGACGAGTATGCCCTCGAAGCCGCGCTGCAGCTGGCCGAAGCACGCGGCGGGGAGAGTGCCGGGAACCGGGTGACCGCCCTGGCCATGGGGCCGGCGGCGGCAGTGAACGCGGTGAAGAAGTCCCTGCAGATCGGCGCCTACGCCGGCGTGCATTTGGCCGACGACGCCCTCGCCGGCTCCGATGCGGCCGGTACCTCACTGGCTCTTGCCGCCGCCGTGCGTGCCGTCGCAGAGTCCAACGGGCCGGTGGATCTGGTCATCACGGGCATGGCGTCCACCGACGGTGAAACCTCGCTGGTTCCCGCCCAGCTCGCCGAACGGCTGCAGCTGGCACAGGTGACCTTTGCCTCCGAACTCGAAGTGGCCGACGTCGACGGCGCCCCGGTGGTCAAGGCCCGCCGCGACGGCGACTCCTTCACCGAGACCGTCGAGGCACCGCTGCCGGCCCTCGTCTCGGTGACCGACCAGGCCAACAGCCCGCGCTACCCGAACTTCAAGGGGATCATGGCGGCCAAGAAGAAGCCCGTCACCGTGCTGACGCTCGCCGACATCGGCGTGGACCCCGCCCAGGTGGGGCACGACGGCGCCTGGACAGCCGTAGCCGCCTCTGCGCCGCGGCCGCCGCGCTCGCAGGGAACCATCATCACCGACGACGGCACCGCCGGCGTGCAGCTGGTGGAATACCTCGCCGCCCAGAAACTCATCTAA
- a CDS encoding S1C family serine protease, which yields MTEQHGGADERPLPPRPPAPPSSFPGAAQGDQASTGNGPAAHGAAHGSSPYGSADPGTAFTAPAGTAPAGESRSKKFGAGTLVAGMLLAGLFGGGVAVGAGALMEDSDTAGSATQPQTVVVNNEDSVNAVTAAAVKAAPSVVTIEVAASGSTGTGSGIILDDDGHILTNTHVVTLGGTAGDPVVEVQTSDGRVLTATIVGTDPVSDLAVIKVDADDLTPAALGDSGKLNVGDTVIAIGAPLGLSGTVTDGIVSTLNRTISVQSSAAPEESESSDEPEDNGFGFRFAPPDGSSQNQSAAESSIFLNVIQTDAAINHGNSGGALVNSEGEVIGVNVAIASAASGSAGEDSGNIGVGFAVPMSYAERVAEEIIDNGSATHGYLGVSVTPATASDSASTFTVGAEVAEVVSGSPGEKAGLREGDVITSVNGIPVTDAQSLTAAIRMQPAGGKATIDYTRGGNADSTDVTLGDSAKQ from the coding sequence ATGACTGAGCAACACGGGGGAGCCGACGAGCGTCCGCTGCCTCCCCGGCCGCCCGCTCCGCCGTCGTCGTTCCCTGGCGCAGCGCAGGGGGACCAGGCCTCCACCGGCAACGGCCCCGCCGCCCACGGAGCGGCTCACGGATCGTCCCCGTACGGGTCGGCGGACCCGGGTACGGCGTTCACCGCCCCGGCCGGCACCGCACCGGCCGGCGAGTCCCGGTCAAAGAAGTTCGGGGCCGGAACGCTGGTGGCGGGCATGCTGCTGGCAGGGCTGTTCGGCGGCGGAGTGGCCGTGGGCGCCGGCGCCCTCATGGAGGACAGTGACACCGCCGGCTCGGCCACCCAGCCGCAGACGGTTGTGGTGAACAACGAAGACAGCGTCAACGCAGTCACGGCCGCGGCAGTGAAGGCGGCTCCGAGCGTAGTGACCATTGAAGTCGCCGCTTCGGGCAGCACCGGCACCGGGTCCGGGATCATCCTCGACGACGACGGCCACATCCTCACGAACACGCACGTGGTGACGCTCGGAGGCACCGCGGGGGACCCCGTGGTTGAAGTCCAGACATCCGACGGGCGGGTACTGACCGCCACCATCGTCGGCACGGATCCCGTATCGGACCTCGCCGTGATCAAGGTGGATGCCGACGACCTCACGCCGGCCGCCCTGGGGGACTCCGGGAAGCTGAACGTCGGGGACACCGTGATTGCCATCGGCGCACCCCTTGGCCTGTCCGGAACCGTCACGGACGGTATCGTCTCCACGCTGAACCGCACGATCAGTGTCCAGTCCTCCGCGGCACCGGAGGAATCGGAAAGCTCCGATGAACCCGAGGACAACGGTTTCGGCTTCCGCTTCGCTCCGCCGGACGGATCGTCGCAGAACCAGAGCGCCGCGGAAAGCTCGATCTTCCTCAACGTCATCCAGACAGACGCCGCCATCAACCACGGCAATTCCGGCGGCGCACTGGTGAACAGCGAGGGTGAAGTTATCGGCGTGAACGTTGCTATCGCCTCCGCAGCATCGGGCTCCGCCGGTGAGGACAGCGGCAACATCGGTGTCGGATTTGCCGTCCCGATGAGCTACGCCGAGCGGGTTGCCGAGGAAATCATCGACAACGGTTCCGCTACGCACGGCTACCTCGGCGTGTCCGTCACCCCGGCAACCGCGTCCGACTCGGCGTCGACCTTCACGGTAGGGGCCGAAGTAGCCGAGGTGGTGTCCGGTTCGCCCGGTGAAAAGGCTGGCCTGCGCGAAGGGGACGTGATCACTTCGGTGAACGGCATCCCGGTAACCGATGCCCAGTCACTCACCGCTGCAATCCGCATGCAGCCGGCCGGCGGCAAGGCGACCATCGACTACACCCGCGGCGGCAACGCGGACAGTACGGACGTTACCCTCGGCGATTCGGCGAAGCAGTAG
- a CDS encoding TPM domain-containing protein: MRSRNRLGAVLGLSAVTVLVPAAAFAGPVDPSRSAVGSVLQVPVESPVRIPPGEYVVDPANVLGGDASEVDAAISEVQRNTGYTLYVVYVDSFTSPSDPAAWSEQVVRGKGMGAKEALLSIATEDRKIQVSTGDQSVLNQARRNAILAAATDPLLGSSDISSAQWANSAVNAAESLEDIARGGNGEVAAAEESGGADIAPLLVGGVVVAGGLGTALLVRSRRRKSVAAAPVQQQGPAAPVDPLDTMSVPDLRKRAGSLLVAADDAIKSSEQELGFAMAAYGEDAVTTFSEDLAAARAHMGESFKLQQQLDDHIPDTEQQQRTWLKEIIRRCEAVNDSLQAHKEEFDSLRELEKNAPAALAAARAAADQTSSRLSTSAATLDSLRSRYAASAVSQVSDNIDQAHERLAFVTNAAATANEKLSEGDTSSAVVSVRAAEEAVHQADVLLDAIDKRSQELDSARQELQRAVADANQDLAQAGAIAAGGTTPGLAGPAAGVRAALDAVHQATQAGPIDPVDLLRRLEAANSQLDAALEGIRDRQEQERRARDSLQHAIMAAQAQISGTSDYIRARRGGVGSEARTRLAEAERNLQQAVAMQAGDPVSALAYAQQANALAAQAAEMAQQDVDGFGGGGFGGGFGGGGGGNGLGGALLGGILIDSILRGGSHGGGWGGGGFGGFGGGGFGGGGGFGGGGGFGSSGGNF; this comes from the coding sequence ATGCGGTCACGGAACAGGTTGGGGGCCGTACTAGGCCTGAGTGCAGTGACGGTCCTGGTCCCGGCCGCTGCCTTCGCCGGGCCCGTGGACCCCTCCCGGTCCGCAGTCGGATCGGTGCTCCAGGTTCCGGTTGAGTCCCCCGTGCGGATACCGCCCGGCGAATACGTGGTGGACCCGGCCAACGTGCTGGGCGGCGATGCTTCCGAGGTGGATGCGGCCATTTCCGAGGTGCAGCGGAACACCGGGTACACCCTCTACGTCGTCTACGTGGATTCCTTCACCAGCCCCTCGGACCCGGCCGCCTGGTCGGAGCAGGTGGTCCGGGGCAAAGGGATGGGCGCCAAGGAAGCCCTTCTGAGCATTGCTACCGAGGACCGTAAAATCCAGGTTTCCACCGGGGACCAGAGCGTCCTGAACCAGGCACGCCGCAATGCCATCCTCGCCGCGGCCACCGACCCCCTGCTGGGGTCCTCCGACATTTCGTCCGCACAGTGGGCCAACAGCGCGGTGAACGCCGCTGAGTCGCTGGAAGATATTGCCCGCGGCGGAAACGGAGAAGTTGCCGCCGCGGAAGAATCCGGCGGAGCGGACATTGCGCCCCTGCTGGTCGGCGGCGTTGTGGTTGCCGGCGGACTGGGAACAGCCCTGCTGGTCCGCAGCCGCCGCCGCAAGTCCGTTGCTGCCGCTCCCGTTCAGCAGCAGGGACCGGCTGCACCGGTGGATCCGCTGGACACCATGAGCGTTCCCGACCTGCGCAAGCGTGCCGGAAGCCTGCTCGTCGCTGCCGACGATGCCATCAAGTCCAGCGAGCAGGAGCTCGGTTTTGCGATGGCCGCCTACGGCGAGGACGCCGTCACCACCTTCTCCGAGGACCTGGCCGCGGCACGCGCCCACATGGGCGAGTCCTTCAAACTGCAGCAGCAGCTCGATGACCACATTCCGGACACCGAACAGCAGCAGCGCACCTGGCTGAAGGAAATCATCCGCCGGTGCGAGGCGGTCAACGATTCCCTGCAGGCGCACAAGGAAGAGTTCGATTCCCTCCGGGAACTGGAGAAGAATGCCCCTGCCGCACTGGCGGCGGCACGGGCAGCTGCGGATCAGACCTCCTCACGTCTGAGCACCTCGGCGGCAACACTTGATTCGCTCCGCTCCCGTTATGCCGCCTCGGCTGTCAGCCAGGTCAGTGACAACATCGACCAGGCCCATGAGCGCCTGGCGTTCGTGACCAATGCGGCCGCAACAGCAAACGAGAAGCTGTCCGAAGGTGACACGTCCTCGGCGGTGGTTTCCGTCCGCGCGGCCGAAGAAGCCGTCCATCAGGCGGACGTGCTGCTGGATGCCATCGACAAGCGCAGCCAGGAACTCGACAGTGCCCGGCAGGAGCTCCAGCGCGCCGTAGCGGATGCCAACCAGGACCTGGCCCAGGCCGGCGCCATCGCGGCGGGGGGAACCACCCCGGGCCTCGCCGGCCCGGCGGCAGGCGTCCGTGCCGCCCTTGACGCAGTTCACCAGGCGACGCAGGCCGGGCCGATTGACCCGGTGGATCTGCTGCGTCGGCTGGAGGCGGCCAACAGCCAGCTGGATGCAGCGCTGGAAGGGATCCGTGACCGCCAGGAACAGGAGCGGAGGGCACGCGATTCCCTGCAGCACGCCATCATGGCCGCGCAGGCCCAGATCTCCGGTACCTCCGACTACATCCGCGCACGCCGCGGCGGCGTGGGCAGCGAGGCACGCACGCGCCTGGCCGAGGCGGAACGGAACCTGCAGCAGGCCGTGGCCATGCAGGCCGGCGATCCGGTGAGTGCCCTGGCCTATGCCCAGCAGGCCAATGCCCTGGCCGCCCAGGCTGCGGAAATGGCGCAGCAGGACGTTGACGGTTTCGGCGGCGGCGGCTTTGGCGGCGGGTTCGGCGGCGGAGGCGGCGGCAACGGGCTGGGAGGTGCCCTCCTGGGCGGTATCCTCATTGATTCCATCCTGCGCGGCGGCTCACACGGCGGCGGATGGGGCGGCGGCGGGTTCGGCGGCTTCGGCGGCGGCGGTTTCGGCGGAGGCGGAGGGTTCGGCGGGGGCGGCGGCTTCGGCTCCTCCGGAGGAAACTTCTAG
- a CDS encoding PspA/IM30 family protein — MVKQSIFGRITQLAKANINAILDQAEDPQKMLDQMVRDYSNNIAEAESAVAQTIGNLRMLQDDYNEDIQNAQNWGNKALAASRKADEFRAAGNTADAEKFDNLAKVALQRQIASENEAKGAQPTIASQEEIVERLKTGLNQMKGKLDQLQSKRDELIARARNASAQTQMHDAMKSIDVMDSTSEVGRFEEKIRREEARVRGANELASSSLDAQFESLEDLGEQTEVEARLAALKSSGTKSAIED; from the coding sequence GTGGTTAAGCAGTCGATTTTCGGACGTATCACCCAATTGGCCAAGGCCAACATCAATGCCATCCTCGACCAGGCCGAGGACCCGCAGAAGATGCTCGACCAGATGGTGCGCGATTACAGCAACAACATCGCCGAAGCCGAGAGCGCCGTAGCGCAGACCATCGGCAACCTGCGGATGCTCCAGGACGACTACAACGAGGACATCCAGAATGCCCAGAACTGGGGCAACAAGGCCCTGGCTGCGTCCCGCAAGGCCGATGAATTCCGCGCCGCCGGCAACACAGCGGATGCCGAGAAATTCGACAACCTTGCCAAGGTGGCCCTCCAGCGGCAGATTGCCTCCGAAAACGAAGCCAAGGGCGCCCAGCCGACCATCGCTTCCCAGGAAGAAATCGTAGAGCGCCTCAAGACCGGGCTGAACCAGATGAAGGGCAAGCTGGACCAGCTCCAAAGCAAGCGCGATGAACTGATTGCGCGCGCCCGCAACGCCTCGGCCCAGACGCAGATGCACGATGCCATGAAGAGCATCGACGTAATGGACTCCACGTCCGAGGTCGGCCGCTTTGAAGAGAAGATCCGCCGCGAAGAAGCACGCGTCCGCGGCGCCAACGAGCTCGCGTCCTCTTCCCTGGACGCACAGTTCGAGTCGCTCGAGGATCTCGGCGAGCAGACCGAGGTGGAAGCCCGCCTGGCGGCCCTGAAGTCTTCGGGCACGAAGTCCGCCATCGAGGACTAG
- a CDS encoding DUF6328 family protein, with amino-acid sequence MGDTPAERDPDRGETPLQKQDRNWTDLLQELRVLQTGIQILTGFLLTLPFQQRFTALNPAQVGIYLSLVVLSVLVTALLLSTVVMHRTFFQRRIKRDLVDSADLLLRVTLVLVGLILVGTIGLVFDLVLSGAAGAVAAVSVAVLVALLWLLLPLLLRRRALRRRAWQSRHRRHRDGEPKDG; translated from the coding sequence ATGGGCGATACCCCGGCGGAACGGGACCCGGACCGCGGCGAGACCCCGCTGCAGAAACAGGACCGGAACTGGACGGACCTGCTGCAGGAACTGCGGGTGCTTCAGACCGGCATCCAGATCCTGACCGGTTTCCTCCTGACGCTGCCGTTCCAGCAGCGGTTCACGGCGCTGAATCCGGCCCAGGTGGGCATTTACCTGTCCCTGGTAGTGCTGTCGGTCCTTGTCACTGCACTGCTGCTGTCCACGGTGGTGATGCACCGCACCTTCTTTCAGCGGCGGATCAAACGGGACCTGGTGGACAGCGCGGACCTGCTGCTGCGGGTCACGCTGGTCCTGGTTGGCCTGATCCTGGTCGGCACCATCGGCCTGGTGTTCGACCTGGTGCTCTCCGGTGCCGCGGGTGCCGTTGCCGCAGTGTCGGTCGCGGTGCTGGTGGCGCTGCTCTGGCTGCTGCTTCCCCTCCTCCTGCGGCGGCGTGCGCTGCGGCGCCGCGCCTGGCAGTCCCGGCACCGGCGGCACCGGGACGGAGAGCCAAAGGACGGATAG